The following coding sequences lie in one Vibrio casei genomic window:
- the tnpB gene encoding IS66 family insertion sequence element accessory protein TnpB (TnpB, as the term is used for proteins encoded by IS66 family insertion elements, is considered an accessory protein, since TnpC, encoded by a neighboring gene, is a DDE family transposase.) — MIHLTAESKILLATQPADFRCGIDGLAALCRHQLKQSPRSGTLFVFTNRRQTMLRALCYDGSGFWLINKRLSKGRFQDWPRHHQDGVTPVAAKQLKALLVGLPGWQKV; from the coding sequence ATGATCCACCTGACTGCTGAGAGTAAAATCCTGCTTGCGACTCAACCAGCCGATTTTCGCTGTGGTATTGATGGACTCGCCGCCCTGTGTCGTCATCAGCTAAAACAGTCGCCTCGTAGCGGAACCCTGTTTGTGTTTACCAACCGCCGTCAAACCATGCTTAGAGCATTATGTTATGACGGCTCTGGCTTCTGGTTAATCAATAAACGCCTGAGCAAAGGCCGCTTTCAAGATTGGCCCCGTCATCACCAAGATGGGGTGACCCCTGTCGCCGCGAAGCAGCTTAAAGCTCTGTTGGTGGGGCTGCCTGGCTGGCAAAAAGTATGA
- the ompR gene encoding osmolarity response regulator transcription factor OmpR, with protein MQQENYKILVVDDDARLRSLLERYLSEQGFQVRSVANSEQMDRLLTRENFHLMVLDLMLPGEDGLSICRRLRKDNNQLPIVMLTAKGDEIDRIVGLEVGADDYLPKPFNPRELLARLRAVLRRQSVEAPGAPSSDEEIVNFGEFTLNLGTREMFRGEEPMPLTSGEFAVLKILVTHARTPMSRDKLMNMARGREYSAMERSIDVQISRLRRMLEEDPSHPRYIQTVWGLGYVFVPDGKKV; from the coding sequence ATGCAACAAGAAAATTATAAAATTTTAGTGGTTGATGACGATGCTCGTCTGCGTTCATTGCTCGAGCGTTACTTATCGGAGCAAGGCTTTCAAGTTCGTAGTGTCGCTAATTCTGAACAAATGGATCGCTTATTGACACGTGAAAATTTTCACTTAATGGTGCTCGATTTAATGTTACCAGGTGAAGATGGTTTGTCGATTTGTCGTCGCTTACGCAAAGATAACAATCAACTTCCTATTGTGATGTTGACGGCGAAAGGCGATGAGATCGATCGTATTGTTGGTCTTGAAGTCGGTGCGGATGATTACTTACCAAAACCATTTAACCCACGTGAGCTACTTGCGCGTTTACGTGCTGTTCTTCGTCGTCAATCGGTTGAAGCGCCGGGAGCGCCCAGTTCAGATGAAGAAATCGTTAACTTTGGTGAATTTACTTTAAATCTCGGAACTCGTGAAATGTTCCGCGGCGAAGAGCCTATGCCACTTACCTCGGGTGAGTTTGCGGTATTGAAGATTCTCGTGACGCATGCACGTACACCGATGTCTCGTGATAAGTTAATGAACATGGCGCGTGGGCGAGAATATTCTGCAATGGAACGTTCAATTGATGTGCAAATTTCTCGTTTGCGTCGTATGTTAGAAGAAGATCCAAGCCACCCACGTTATATTCAAACGGTGTGGGGGCTAGGTTATGTCTTCGTTCCTGATGGGAAGAAGGTCTAA
- the gmtZ gene encoding gamma-mobile-trio integrase GmtZ — protein MKKFYKTINHASKAAIGLGIQSQLEYQQRYKEDERLPSCPNKIYATDWVDWFSFLDKEKRSIYPTYAEASKAAIGLGIQSQPEYQQRYKEDERLPSCPNKIYATDWVDWFRFLDKEKWPWYPTYAEASKAAIGLGIQSQPEYQQRYKEDERLPSCPNKIYAIDWVDWFSFLDKEKWPWYPTYAEASKAAIRLGIQSKTEYKQRYKEDERLPSSPNKTYATDWVDWCSFLDKEKRSIYPTYAEASKAAIGLGIQSQTEYQQRYKEDDRLPSSPNKTYASDWVDWIHFLLVRDISNLKQFKTACAILKIKNSSQYRVTQKNYPQLPSKPEKKIPDWGNWYDALDIPRLYGYDELAALVQSKGIFSLAEYAKLRAESNDPRMPVKPEEHYQGKGWTNTYDFWGVKRPFQVKYFTDEWSLWAEMIKEFLKSARGGDTKAKDLCEFVREYIEPNGFETSPLEFLTRGSTNIQPMLNLFEQVPVTRRKKWAFSINEFLDWIISNYLILEDTETGEITHIKNAKNPFSHINFNGNTVPQVVNETDKMALPYQYVKAGREWIFPLDSVEKKLSYRDLVHLHRFSSDWIQISDSSLLDKNDPDCVFKFENGKAYLWFPIYWTYTYSLMQLPARGMQIVYCDSGEADQELADFKNGKVVWKKNKTMLAGLTNRQSMVSKSGQGEFGVHYTSNKTKFDGSGYTIPFMPIELAYWLVKLRKWQQKYNPLKEPTKWIDCDRTNLNEIQRKQKGSNCFLFRDFLEKEPGTFAGRLTTRLAATLYFSGKSDIKTATYKGLKYNQSIKELEKSQTIPLSHFKSPYTPHSMRVSLINAYAYEFGIPLEVIMKLVGHSSIIMTIYYTKSDKTGANLREKMELGEKEAMSKATQTLKSFVEQQRIEEVKSQLVGSSVDQLSSLDNARPASSYLWKDFGICPVGGAFCSQGGSPVATKANIYHPVPAGYLGEQNCFQCRFFITGPAFMVGLTAIFNEISLAVNTQSIRYTSLEQKLDYIAEKIDIIDHQLYKLKVDSSEKSALESDRHDLVGERMHLNSEIETRAKKLDLYLSDMNAIHRHIHNCQTLMRNPKEYTEDHYQLIGELTAA, from the coding sequence ATGAAAAAATTCTACAAAACTATAAACCATGCCAGCAAAGCGGCGATAGGATTGGGCATTCAATCGCAGCTGGAATATCAACAGCGCTACAAAGAAGATGAGCGCCTTCCCTCATGCCCAAATAAGATTTATGCCACTGACTGGGTGGATTGGTTTAGTTTTCTGGATAAAGAGAAGCGGTCGATATATCCAACCTATGCGGAGGCCAGCAAAGCGGCAATAGGATTGGGCATTCAATCGCAGCCGGAATATCAACAGCGCTACAAAGAAGATGAGCGCCTTCCCTCATGCCCAAATAAGATTTATGCCACTGACTGGGTAGACTGGTTTAGGTTTCTGGATAAAGAGAAGTGGCCTTGGTATCCAACCTATGCAGAGGCCAGCAAAGCGGCGATAGGATTGGGCATTCAATCGCAGCCGGAATATCAACAGCGCTACAAAGAAGATGAGCGCCTTCCCTCATGCCCAAATAAGATTTATGCCATTGACTGGGTGGATTGGTTTAGTTTTCTGGATAAAGAGAAGTGGCCTTGGTATCCAACCTATGCGGAGGCCAGCAAAGCCGCGATAAGATTAGGCATTCAATCGAAGACGGAATATAAACAGCGCTACAAAGAAGATGAGCGCCTTCCCTCAAGCCCAAATAAGACTTATGCCACTGACTGGGTGGATTGGTGTAGTTTTCTGGACAAAGAGAAGCGGTCTATATATCCAACCTACGCGGAGGCCAGCAAAGCCGCAATAGGATTAGGCATTCAATCGCAGACGGAATATCAACAGCGCTACAAAGAAGATGATCGCCTTCCCTCAAGCCCAAATAAGACTTATGCCAGTGACTGGGTAGATTGGATCCATTTCTTACTGGTCAGAGACATATCTAACCTGAAACAGTTCAAAACAGCATGTGCGATTCTAAAAATAAAAAACTCATCTCAATACAGAGTTACACAAAAGAACTATCCTCAATTACCCTCTAAACCTGAAAAAAAAATACCCGACTGGGGCAATTGGTATGACGCCCTGGATATACCAAGGCTTTATGGATATGACGAACTAGCTGCTTTGGTTCAAAGCAAAGGAATTTTCAGTCTTGCAGAATATGCGAAGCTTCGAGCGGAATCCAATGATCCTAGAATGCCAGTAAAACCAGAAGAGCATTATCAGGGAAAGGGGTGGACTAACACCTATGACTTCTGGGGAGTTAAACGACCGTTTCAAGTGAAATACTTTACTGATGAATGGTCTTTGTGGGCGGAGATGATAAAAGAGTTTCTCAAGTCTGCACGAGGGGGAGATACCAAAGCGAAAGACTTATGTGAATTTGTTCGTGAATACATTGAGCCAAATGGGTTTGAAACATCTCCGTTGGAGTTTCTCACACGTGGCTCGACAAACATTCAACCAATGCTCAATCTGTTTGAACAGGTACCAGTGACACGAAGAAAAAAATGGGCGTTTTCAATCAATGAATTCTTAGATTGGATTATCTCGAATTATCTTATTTTGGAAGACACAGAGACTGGAGAAATTACTCATATCAAGAACGCCAAAAACCCTTTTAGTCACATCAATTTTAATGGAAATACTGTTCCTCAAGTTGTCAATGAAACAGACAAAATGGCTCTGCCCTATCAATATGTAAAAGCAGGGAGAGAGTGGATATTTCCATTGGACTCTGTAGAGAAAAAGTTAAGCTATCGGGATCTGGTTCATTTACATCGTTTTTCATCAGATTGGATACAGATCAGCGATAGCTCTCTCCTAGATAAAAACGACCCTGATTGCGTTTTCAAATTTGAAAATGGAAAAGCCTATCTTTGGTTTCCAATATACTGGACATATACGTACTCACTCATGCAACTTCCTGCGAGAGGGATGCAAATTGTCTATTGCGACTCTGGAGAGGCTGATCAAGAACTCGCCGACTTTAAGAATGGTAAAGTCGTTTGGAAGAAAAATAAAACTATGCTGGCTGGCCTAACCAATCGGCAGAGCATGGTAAGTAAATCAGGCCAAGGAGAGTTTGGTGTCCATTACACGTCAAACAAAACTAAGTTTGATGGTTCGGGGTACACGATTCCCTTCATGCCCATAGAGCTGGCATATTGGTTGGTAAAGCTTAGAAAGTGGCAACAGAAATATAATCCACTTAAGGAGCCCACGAAATGGATTGATTGTGATCGCACCAATCTAAACGAAATTCAGCGTAAACAAAAAGGGTCGAATTGCTTTTTATTCCGAGATTTTCTAGAAAAAGAGCCAGGCACATTTGCTGGCAGACTAACGACACGGCTTGCAGCTACACTATATTTCTCTGGCAAGAGTGACATTAAAACAGCCACTTACAAAGGATTAAAATACAATCAATCGATTAAAGAGTTAGAAAAAAGCCAAACGATACCGCTTTCACACTTCAAATCTCCTTATACACCCCACTCAATGCGCGTCAGTTTGATTAACGCATACGCGTATGAATTCGGCATTCCATTAGAAGTCATAATGAAACTGGTCGGTCACTCTAGCATTATAATGACTATCTACTATACCAAGAGTGATAAAACAGGAGCCAACTTACGAGAAAAAATGGAGTTAGGAGAAAAGGAAGCGATGAGCAAAGCGACACAAACGCTCAAATCGTTTGTGGAACAGCAGAGAATTGAAGAGGTTAAATCACAGTTGGTAGGGTCATCAGTGGATCAACTAAGTTCACTCGACAATGCTCGGCCGGCCTCCAGTTATTTATGGAAAGACTTTGGTATCTGCCCCGTAGGAGGTGCTTTTTGTTCACAAGGGGGCAGTCCAGTAGCCACAAAAGCGAACATATATCACCCTGTACCAGCAGGTTATTTGGGTGAGCAGAACTGCTTTCAATGTCGATTTTTTATTACCGGCCCTGCTTTTATGGTTGGCCTTACAGCCATATTCAATGAAATAAGCCTAGCCGTAAATACTCAGTCTATACGTTACACTTCGCTTGAGCAGAAGCTTGATTATATTGCAGAAAAAATAGATATCATTGATCACCAACTTTACAAGTTAAAAGTGGACAGCTCAGAGAAGTCGGCTTTGGAATCAGATAGACATGATTTGGTTGGGGAGCGTATGCACTTGAACTCGGAAATTGAAACACGAGCGAAGAAACTAGATTTGTACCTCTCAGATATGAATGCTATTCACCGACATATCCATAACTGTCAAACGCTTATGCGTAATCCTAAAGAATACACAGAGGATCACTATCAGCTTATTGGTGAGCTTACGGCAGCATAG
- the greB gene encoding transcription elongation factor GreB: protein MKTKLITREGYNKLKAEHDHLWNVKRPEITKIVTWAASLGDRSENADYTLNKRLLRQIDRRVRFLRKFLPEVTIVDYSPQQEGKVFFGAWVEIENEAGDVKTFRIVGPEEIYGDAKDYISIDSPMARALLKKEGELTAA from the coding sequence GTGAAAACAAAACTAATCACCAGAGAAGGTTATAACAAACTCAAAGCAGAGCATGACCATTTGTGGAATGTAAAGCGTCCAGAGATAACCAAAATCGTTACATGGGCTGCTAGCCTTGGCGATCGCTCTGAAAACGCTGACTACACGCTAAACAAGCGTTTACTTCGTCAAATAGACCGACGGGTGAGATTCCTTCGCAAGTTTCTGCCTGAAGTAACCATCGTCGATTATTCTCCTCAACAAGAAGGAAAGGTTTTCTTCGGGGCTTGGGTTGAGATAGAGAATGAAGCCGGTGATGTTAAGACATTCAGAATTGTTGGCCCTGAAGAGATTTATGGTGATGCAAAAGATTATATTTCAATCGATTCGCCAATGGCTCGAGCTTTACTCAAAAAAGAAGGTGAGCTTACGGCAGCATAG
- the gmtY gene encoding gamma-mobile-trio recombinase GmtY — MNYKAGTGRPSVRFPALFTESGLLISHLRFLHENRYKSQSWLERNTFAVELLLKFIERQVSNFSSATDLLRAFVEALQFGTIQDGQDTSNLFWSPRKNEDVNVLLHHITDYCDYLDTIHGTDLPKLNPLRKATHAEERLQWCAYYRRHSHSFLNHLAKPSTHQFSLTRKIRGPQRHFVDVEAVYRFPEDRIEDLLLHGFVSASGESDYASQLIVMLMHFGGLRLSECFHIYTDDISIDPQSGATIISVYHPSDGKSPDERFTNRREYLAHKYRLKPRNEYSRSHRLYSGWKGPLLTNRNLSFDIMFYPASKAVEFTLLLQKYLSAKPASESPFLFVNSKGNTESKKNFNQKHSRAVKRIGFESSKSLGTTPHAHRHSYGYRLSQGGFSQLEIQKAMHHKNPDSCLVYLKPSDDEVRQQMRRTH, encoded by the coding sequence GTGAACTACAAAGCAGGTACAGGCCGGCCTTCGGTTCGTTTTCCTGCACTTTTTACTGAAAGTGGTTTACTGATTTCTCATTTAAGATTTTTGCACGAAAATCGCTACAAATCTCAATCGTGGTTGGAACGTAACACTTTCGCTGTAGAGCTTCTCTTAAAGTTCATTGAGCGCCAAGTATCAAACTTCTCATCTGCTACAGATCTACTAAGAGCTTTTGTTGAAGCATTACAGTTCGGAACCATTCAAGATGGACAAGACACCTCTAATTTGTTCTGGTCTCCTCGCAAAAATGAAGACGTAAATGTTCTTCTTCACCATATTACGGATTATTGCGACTACCTCGACACTATTCATGGCACTGACTTGCCTAAGCTAAATCCCTTGAGGAAAGCTACTCATGCAGAAGAGCGTTTGCAATGGTGTGCTTATTACAGAAGACATAGTCATAGCTTTCTGAATCACTTAGCTAAACCATCCACACATCAGTTTTCACTTACTAGAAAAATTCGTGGTCCACAGAGACATTTTGTTGATGTCGAAGCGGTATATCGCTTTCCAGAGGATCGAATTGAAGACCTACTTCTACATGGGTTTGTTTCTGCTTCAGGAGAGTCAGATTATGCTAGTCAGTTGATCGTCATGTTAATGCATTTCGGTGGACTACGACTGTCAGAGTGTTTTCACATATATACCGATGATATATCAATAGATCCTCAATCAGGGGCTACTATTATTTCTGTTTACCACCCAAGTGACGGAAAGTCTCCTGATGAACGCTTCACTAATCGACGTGAATATTTGGCACATAAATATCGACTGAAACCACGTAATGAGTATTCGAGAAGCCATAGACTCTACTCAGGCTGGAAAGGACCTTTGCTTACAAATCGTAACCTGTCCTTTGACATCATGTTTTATCCCGCAAGTAAAGCTGTTGAGTTCACTCTATTACTGCAAAAATATCTTTCGGCTAAACCTGCTTCAGAATCTCCTTTCCTATTTGTTAACTCAAAAGGTAATACTGAGAGTAAAAAAAATTTCAATCAAAAGCACAGTAGAGCAGTTAAACGAATCGGATTCGAATCTTCAAAATCGCTAGGGACGACTCCACATGCACATCGCCACTCCTACGGCTATAGATTAAGCCAAGGAGGTTTCTCTCAACTAGAAATTCAAAAAGCTATGCATCATAAAAACCCTGACAGTTGCTTGGTCTACTTGAAACCTTCTGACGACGAGGTTCGTCAGCAAATGAGGCGCACTCACTGA
- the tnpC gene encoding IS66 family transposase, producing the protein MAQDFTDIDSEELDGLIQRVHEAKEHDLALSAEDCHILLKALKTLAALQERLSDNDITLHKLRKLVGMVKSSETMDTLLGQKNKKNKNRGQKRPKPKNTQPSTPPVKPKVTQHKLDDLKKGDSCPECQKGKLYKYEPATLLRITGQSPFVPEQHVMERLRCNACGQYFTAKLPNDVINDGEPSQKYGYSARSLMALHKFFAGAPYYRQESTQALMGIKLTASTIFDQVELVANSLQPIYNLLRVFAANAEHYYLDDTTNRILDKVPIEKPQRNGTKTRERSGVYSSGLVAGLKEGRTVVLYQTNIGHAGEFIDEILHDRGRTLAPPILMSDALSSNRPSLDYVVEHSLCNSHGRRQFAEVLNQFPDEVEQVLQWYGEIWRHDDEARELGLNAGQRLAWHKKLSLPVMEQIRNWGQAELNRGNTEENSGLGKAINYFTKHYEGLTAFCRLEGAQLDNNRAEQALKLVARNRKNALFHKTQAGASIADVIMAMIATSAEAGINVLDYFNTIQRMESEVKANPQQFLPWNYQSNI; encoded by the coding sequence ATGGCGCAAGACTTTACCGATATTGACAGCGAAGAGCTGGACGGGCTTATCCAGCGAGTGCACGAGGCAAAGGAGCACGACTTAGCACTGAGTGCGGAAGATTGCCACATCTTGTTGAAGGCATTAAAGACGCTGGCTGCCTTGCAAGAGCGTCTGTCTGATAACGATATCACCCTGCATAAATTGCGTAAGTTGGTTGGCATGGTCAAGTCATCAGAAACGATGGACACTCTACTCGGCCAGAAAAATAAGAAAAACAAAAACCGCGGTCAAAAACGTCCTAAGCCTAAAAATACCCAACCCAGCACACCACCAGTGAAACCGAAAGTCACTCAGCATAAACTGGACGATCTAAAGAAAGGCGATAGTTGCCCCGAGTGTCAAAAAGGCAAGTTATATAAATACGAGCCCGCTACGCTGTTGCGGATCACTGGGCAAAGTCCGTTCGTCCCAGAGCAACACGTTATGGAGCGGCTACGTTGCAATGCCTGTGGTCAGTACTTCACTGCCAAGTTACCTAATGACGTGATAAATGATGGAGAGCCAAGCCAGAAGTATGGTTACAGTGCCCGCAGCCTGATGGCTCTTCACAAGTTTTTTGCAGGTGCACCCTACTATCGTCAGGAGAGTACGCAAGCGCTGATGGGGATTAAACTGACCGCCTCAACCATCTTTGACCAAGTCGAGTTAGTCGCCAATAGCTTGCAACCCATTTATAACTTGTTAAGAGTGTTTGCCGCAAACGCAGAGCACTATTATTTAGATGACACGACCAACCGAATTTTAGACAAAGTCCCGATAGAAAAGCCGCAGAGAAATGGAACAAAAACCCGAGAGCGCAGTGGTGTTTACAGCTCCGGTTTAGTCGCGGGCTTAAAAGAGGGTCGTACTGTCGTGTTGTATCAGACCAATATCGGTCATGCCGGCGAGTTCATCGACGAGATTTTACATGACCGTGGCCGGACACTCGCGCCCCCGATATTGATGAGTGATGCCTTATCCAGCAACCGCCCATCGCTTGATTACGTGGTCGAACACAGTCTGTGCAACAGTCACGGACGACGGCAGTTTGCCGAAGTCCTTAATCAGTTTCCAGATGAAGTGGAGCAAGTACTACAGTGGTATGGTGAAATCTGGCGACACGATGATGAAGCCAGGGAGCTAGGACTTAACGCGGGGCAACGGTTAGCTTGGCATAAAAAGCTATCACTTCCGGTAATGGAGCAGATCCGAAACTGGGGTCAGGCCGAGCTGAACAGGGGAAATACAGAAGAAAACAGCGGGCTTGGTAAAGCAATTAATTATTTTACTAAGCATTATGAGGGGCTGACCGCCTTCTGCCGTCTCGAGGGAGCACAACTGGATAATAACCGAGCGGAGCAAGCACTCAAGCTAGTTGCTCGCAACCGAAAAAATGCCCTGTTCCATAAAACACAGGCTGGTGCGAGCATTGCGGATGTGATCATGGCGATGATAGCGACATCAGCCGAAGCGGGTATAAATGTGCTGGATTACTTTAATACGATACAGCGAATGGAAAGTGAAGTTAAGGCTAATCCACAACAGTTCTTGCCCTGGAATTATCAGTCCAATATCTAA
- the envZ gene encoding two-component system sensor histidine kinase EnvZ, whose product MLRFRSSRTQTVFFLVVLLIASQVLSYLIVFNYALLPSLKQFNRILSHEVKVMLDEEVMLKTTDNDERPFRRELLAELGVSIYPENAPESQEFFYASAIDFLSEEMSEQVGSPTQVRLILGDESYVLWLKIDAMPNRLIRIPLTELKEKDFAPLFRNSLLIALLLIAGMWFFIRLQNRPLVALEAAAKKVGKGEIPEPVPERGASEILAVTKAFNQMAKGIQALEEDRALLMSGISHDLRTPLTRIRLATEMMSPQDDYLAESMIKDTEECNDIIGQFMDYLKPAQIGNHDAVDLNQIVSDVVTAEKDKHDIDFELMITKELRDGLGEAVALKRVVSNLVVNAIRYGNGWIKLSTGITADNKLVWVAVEDNGPGIDKSQLESLFEPFTRGDTARGSSEGAGLGLAIVKRIVSQHQGLIVVTNRSEGGLKVQISIPTAKKKKG is encoded by the coding sequence ATGCTTCGCTTTCGCAGTTCACGAACTCAAACAGTATTCTTCTTGGTGGTGTTATTGATTGCCAGCCAAGTATTGTCTTATCTTATTGTGTTTAATTACGCTTTATTACCGAGTTTAAAGCAGTTCAACCGCATTCTTTCTCATGAAGTCAAAGTGATGCTGGATGAAGAAGTGATGCTCAAAACAACCGATAATGATGAACGACCATTTAGGCGTGAATTATTAGCGGAGCTTGGCGTGTCTATTTACCCTGAAAATGCGCCTGAATCACAAGAGTTTTTTTATGCTTCGGCTATCGACTTCTTGAGTGAAGAGATGAGTGAACAAGTGGGATCACCGACTCAAGTACGCTTGATTTTAGGGGATGAAAGCTATGTGTTATGGCTGAAAATTGACGCCATGCCAAATAGACTTATTCGAATTCCATTAACGGAGCTGAAAGAAAAAGATTTTGCTCCGTTATTTCGTAATAGTTTATTGATCGCTTTATTGCTGATCGCTGGAATGTGGTTCTTCATTCGTTTGCAAAATCGACCTTTGGTGGCATTGGAAGCAGCAGCAAAGAAAGTGGGTAAAGGGGAAATTCCTGAGCCAGTTCCAGAGCGAGGGGCTTCGGAAATTTTAGCTGTGACGAAAGCTTTTAACCAAATGGCCAAAGGCATTCAAGCATTAGAAGAAGATCGCGCTTTATTGATGTCGGGGATCAGCCATGACTTACGCACTCCGCTAACTCGCATTCGTTTAGCCACCGAAATGATGTCACCACAAGATGACTACTTAGCAGAGAGTATGATTAAGGACACAGAAGAGTGCAATGATATTATTGGTCAATTTATGGATTACCTTAAACCGGCTCAAATTGGTAATCATGATGCGGTTGATCTCAACCAAATTGTGTCAGATGTGGTAACGGCTGAAAAAGATAAACACGATATCGATTTTGAATTGATGATAACCAAAGAGTTGCGTGATGGTTTAGGGGAAGCGGTTGCTTTAAAACGTGTGGTATCGAATTTGGTGGTTAACGCGATTCGTTATGGTAATGGTTGGATTAAACTGTCGACAGGCATCACTGCGGACAACAAACTGGTTTGGGTTGCGGTTGAAGACAATGGCCCGGGGATTGATAAGAGCCAATTAGAATCCTTGTTTGAACCGTTTACACGTGGTGATACCGCGCGTGGAAGCAGTGAAGGCGCTGGATTAGGGCTTGCGATTGTCAAACGTATTGTGAGTCAGCACCAAGGTTTGATTGTCGTAACTAATCGTAGTGAGGGGGGGTTGAAAGTTCAGATCAGTATTCCAACTGCGAAGAAGAAAAAGGGGTAG
- the gmtX gene encoding gamma-mobile-trio protein GmtX, whose protein sequence is MSEITPEQVLSQLKKKASFRVQNSLNAVFTICKEQQERGLSDFSYSTIARLGKGRGVPAAQSIRNKTGESYRTLIDSFNSSIKDKPRQARNTSKGKMHAWIDELDDPVVKLQANILYAQKKEAERLLNEVLPINQVIEVFDNVDVSAASIKLTDLERSALEYLISSEFLRRHQLELGKNGSIVSSDTQKSFFRVATIDAIKKALQNL, encoded by the coding sequence ATGTCGGAGATCACCCCTGAACAAGTACTGAGTCAGCTGAAAAAGAAAGCATCATTTCGAGTACAGAACTCACTTAATGCCGTGTTCACCATATGTAAAGAGCAACAAGAGCGTGGATTGAGTGACTTTAGTTATTCAACGATTGCCCGTCTTGGAAAAGGGCGTGGTGTTCCAGCTGCACAGAGCATCCGAAACAAGACGGGGGAATCGTACCGAACCTTAATCGATAGTTTCAACTCTTCAATAAAAGACAAACCGAGGCAAGCACGAAACACCTCAAAAGGTAAGATGCACGCCTGGATAGATGAACTAGACGATCCAGTAGTTAAGCTTCAAGCCAACATTCTCTATGCTCAGAAAAAAGAAGCGGAACGATTACTTAATGAAGTGTTACCTATCAATCAGGTCATTGAAGTATTCGATAATGTCGACGTCTCTGCTGCATCAATTAAGCTAACAGATCTGGAGCGAAGCGCATTGGAGTACCTAATTTCTAGTGAGTTTTTACGCAGACATCAATTGGAGCTTGGAAAAAATGGCAGTATAGTCTCGAGTGATACTCAAAAGTCTTTTTTCCGTGTTGCGACTATAGATGCAATCAAAAAGGCGCTACAGAACTTATAG